The genomic interval GATGCCTTATGTTAGCAGATAAACAACTTAGGATTCAACCCAGAAACATGACTTTAATACACTGTGTACTGGCACCCTCTGCACATAAAAAGGCAAACGTAAAAAGCTTTCCACATTACCTTGATTAAATATCCATCATTGCAATGCCATACAATTCCTTCGATTTTCCCCTTATTGCATCCATCAAACCAAGACAGGATGTCATTGTGATTCAGTGCAGGTGCATTTTTTATTGAAAATGTTCCATGTGGTACAAGGAGATGTATAGGATGTTTCTTGCTTCCTAAACCTATTGAAATAGAGTTAATCAAGTACTACTTAAGGGACTTATTACATAAACTCCCCACCCTTATTTCCCAGCCCTCCTTCCCATTTCCCTCAAAgtgaatcctatgcatggtttctcagaagttccactgtgttcaaagcAGTTAACTCCCAGGGAGGTATGCCCTGGCTTGCAGTATTAACCCACTACCTTCTCCAGTCCTTTCCTTTCATAAAACAATGCTGCTTTTCAGCCTTGCCTCCCACCTCTCTATATAATCTGAGCAATTCAGCACAAGACCCATCTGTCTGGTTTGCCTCTGACATCTTTAAAACTCAGTCAATCACTACTGTAGGCATCACTAAAACTTTCATACAATATACTTATCAATTTATAGGTATTTCCAGTGTGCGGTGGTTTGGGGCTTTTCTGCCAAAAGgattttgctgtgtttttctATCACTCTGCATTCGTTATACTACAACCAATAAAGgctttttagtttttttaaaaatacgcTGCCTTTCTGCAAACTAGTTCTCAAAACAACTTAATATAAAATACAAGTACaacatttttaaataatgcaATATACAAAATACGCTTATTTGAAATGTGAAAGATGCTGAATATGCTGAGTGGAAGATGTCCTTACCATATGGGTTTGCATTAATGTTTGTTCCAATAAGTTCCAGTGTTTGCTCTGATAGATTGGATAAGGGGACTGGACTGATTTCTAGAAGATCAGGTTCCTCAGCATGCTGCTTCAGAACAAGAGCTAGTTCAAATTCATAGTCAATGACAGAAGTATGCCAGCAATATTGTTTACTGTTTTTCTCCACTGGCACCCAAcctatgaaaagaaaaagaaagctgtcAAATTTGACTTTATATGCATAAGAACATTGCAGTGATGTAAACATGATTTATACTTGCATGTGGAAAATCAAATGAACCCTAAATGAGCGAGATTTCAACTCCACACATTAAACATCCTTTTCTCCAGTGTGGTCTAGAAAACCTTGTGTTAAATTTGGTATGTCTGTGTTCAGATAAGAGAAGCCTGTACAGTTTTCTGAACATGATACATGATATACAAAGACTTATTCACACATGAGATTAATTACATACAGTGATCAAGTGATAAAATGCAGCCATGAACTTTACTGAGGCTGCATCCCTATGCACACTTTACTGGGAATTGacctcactgagcacaatgggacttagggcccaatcctatccaaccttctagcaccaatgcagacccaaagtaagggaacaaacattcccttaacttgaggaggcctctgtgactgccccctaccactacaggatgcagcacacaccttgctggcagggctgcaacagtgctggaaagttggataggattgagctgttacttCCAAGTCATTTGATACTGAGTCAGTCATTTCAATATTGGGAATGCATTCTCCAGCAACAAGTTGTATTTTTCCACCTGGGATATGTCCATTTTCATCAGGAAAAGGCTTTCCATTGCAGTACTCTATGTCCTTTGCTGGAATCCAGCATTCAGGGACAGGCTTGAAGTCCTCTTCAACATTCCAAGCAAATCCTAAAAGCAAGAAtgtgaattgtatttttttttataacagtACATCTTGCCCCTGTCTACTTAtccctgaataaataaatactgtaattaaACCTGGAATAAACAAACCAGTAATCATGTATATAGCTCTTTGTAGACAGCTATATTTAAAGCAtgactttgtgtgtgtgcatgcaggtACACGTAAAAAGCAAATATTAAAGCTGAAGGTCCCAAGAAGATtagttttatttaaatataaaaggtTAAAGAACTGTGTTTTTGCAAAACCAAGCCTCAACAAGCCACCATTCTCAGGGGGGACAGACGGACATGGGATCATCTCAAGAATTACTGTATTAGCATAGCTTTTACAACTTTGGATAATAACTGGCAACAAGTTTCaaccaggggcccaatcctatccaactttccagcaccaatgcagccccatggtaaaggtacaaatgctcccttaccgtGATgaagcctccaggactgccctcacctcaggatgcagcgcacgtcccgttggcacggctgcatcagtcctggaaagttcgataggactgggccctttgtctCAATAGACAAGTTTCTATTGGTTTGGATGTATACAAGCTAGTTCTTGGCTATAGATTGAAATAGTGTGGTTATTCTGTAATTGTGGTAATGATTAATAGTGGTAATAGTAACATGGTAGTAGTAACATGAACTAATAATTACATCTATCTTGGGTCCTTTTGGGGGCATGGTGACCATTTACCATGGTGAACTGGTATTCAATATAAAATTCTTTTCTTTGCATTTCCTCTTTTACCAACCACAGTAGGGCTGGACCAAGTGCCTGAGGTGCCATACCAAATtatgcccccccttacctggtgatgtaccagcTTCTGGTCTCCAGCACCCTAGTCCATTCACTCTCTTTCCCTCCACACTGctgctctgtccccttcttccttttctaatcctggGAGTAGTAGGATCAACTGAGGTAAACGGGAAGGTAGAAGTGGGTGCTTCCCACTAATCTGCTCCtgacagggacagactgcacttgctcccagtgtggaagggattgtcactcccgaatcggccttttcagccacactagacgctgttccagaaccaccttatTATGGtggttatgcaggggatggacagagtggatagggagatgctctttacactctcacataataccagaaccaggggacatccactaaaattgagtgttgggcgggttaggacagacaaaagaaaatatttctttactcagcgcgtggtcggtctgtggaactccttgccacaggatgtggtgctggcatctagcctagacgcctttaaaaggggattggacgagtttctggaggaaaaatccattatggggtacaagccatgatgtgtatgcgcaacctcctgattttagaaatgggttatgtcagaatgccagatgcaagggagggcaccaggatgaggtctcttgttatctggtgtgctccctggggcatttggtgggccgctgtgagatacaggaagctggactagatgggcctatggcctgatccagtggggctgttcttatgttcttatgttcacctttcagagcgcgataccatagtctttcaagactgaaggttgccaactactgctcCTGATGAGACAATTTCAGTTGCCCTCAGGGATGGGCTGGCACCCTTCCTGTGCCTGCACCACTTCCTGATTTCGCTGAATCCTTTATATGCCTATCTTTAAATGCTGCTCCCTGCACTAACCAGATGGAGATGGCAGCCTTCTTCAAAGTGCCTGCTGATTAGTTAAAATCATTTCTTACAAGCCAGAAAGAGTTTAAATTCTAGCTGGCTAAAACAGTGTGTGTAAAAttccccttcttccttcctctctctcattCCCCAGATATTCCAGACAGTTGAGTTTTGAGCAACAGTGACCAAAAGGAGGGAATACATGCAAAAGTGGAAGATAAATGGGTAAACAAGACAACTGCAAATCTGGTAGCTAGAGAGGTtcacttgtttaaattaaaaagCCACTACCAACCTGTTGAATGGTCAGCTGAGTAAAGGAACCGTTTAAACCTTTTTTCAGCTTGCTTATTGGGTTTTCTATCCAACCGGGCCCAAAGGTATGGCTGCCCTAGAGATATGAAAAGATACTGACATTTAAAGAGGGTTTTGCAAAGAAAATGCAGAGAGAATCCTTTCAACAAACCACTGTGCACTTTAACATTTGAGTATGAAACCAAGAAAAGGTACTAGTTTGACTGTTAATATTACATGATCCAAACCTTACATTCATATACCGAAAGATTTAATATCAAATGGGATACGCCATTATGTTTTATAGAGAAAGTTTCATAAAATAACCAGCTTAGCACTATATTATTGATTATAGTATTTTATGTGCTCCAACTTCTGctggcagtttttaaaaagtttttatatttttaacatttatgtttttaaaacttTTGCATTTTATAGTTTGATTTTAACTGTTTGTATTCAAATGCTATAAGCCACTTGGGGGACTTCAAGAGAATAGAgatatacaaataaaataaatacagttatTTTACTTCACCTTTGTACGTAGTTACGTAACAGCAAGTTCCATCCACCTTTTCAGTTGGTATTGCATTGTATATGCTTGCATCTAATGCCTTTGGATTAATCGTTTCTGTGGCCAACACCTTAAAGGGCTGAGAAAAAGACAatcattgtaaactgttttgGAACTACAGTtttacaggagggcaggaggtctggtctagaggggagagcctccgtctgcctgaagataacatccacaaggttgccagttcgaggccaccggcaccgtgtgaccttgaagcagctgacaagctgaagccgagccattccatctgctctgagcgtgggaggatggaggccagaatgtgaaaccagatcagagtgaaacacctggactgttgtggttctggAAAGACagaatcttctttcaattgtaaaaatccctacggggatttaatcagcctgcctatgtaaaccgccttgaataaagtcttgaataaagaccaagaaaggcggtatataaatacctgttgttgttgttgttgttgttgttgttactactactactactactacttcaagGCAAGGACTAGCAAATTATCAgggatatttaaaaaacaaaataaaattagcaTCCATTGTTCCTAATATAGATTGAGCATCCCTAATCCGAAAATCCAAAACTTGCTTATTTATGCCATCATTTTTTCACTGTATTAATGTATTCTATTAATGGTAtgtcttttttttattgttaAATACTTACGTGTGAATAAGTGGAGGAAAATAATTGCTTATCGGTAGAATATAAATTCAGACTCAGGAATGATGGCGAAACTAAACAACCACAGATTGTCCACATGGATGGCTGAGATAgtgacacctttgctttctgatggttcaacgtaaacaaacatttgtttcatgcacaaaattatttaaaatactgtctaaaattaccttcaggctatgtgtataaggtgtgaAGGAAACAGAAGGAAACAAATTAACTTTGTGTTTAGGCCTAGGTCCCATCCTCAaaatctcattatgtatatgcaaatatttcaaaatccaaaaataaatccaaaatacttctggtcccaaacatttcaggtaagggatactcaacctataACCAAGAAACTGGGCTGTTTTGTGGTACTGTACAGTTCTGAATAGCTATTCACCCAAGAAGGATAAAAAAAAAGGCTAACATGTCACTTGAGCTTCTAAGGAATCATTTTCAGAGGAAAAATGCAACATGTGTCTCcattttgaaggactccagccCAAGTGCTATAGAATTTTCAGAGATGGCATACCATGGCAACAAAGATTCCACGCATCATTTATCAAGGGAACAACAGTTGCTCTCAAGCTTCAGTTTGAAATGAGAAGCTACATCGCCAGCAAAAGAATGGTAAGTGATACAGGTTTATTGCTCCAACACCATGGGGGTGACGTGGTTAAAGACTGCTACAGTCCCAGAAACTTACCTGTcccagatttagggcacaatcctaaccaggtctattaagtcctattttgtccactggggcttactctcaggaaagtgtggttaggattgcaaccttaacttGTTTGCTTCAATAGCATCCAAATTCACTTTTAGTTTTAAGAGTAAGATCTATAGCATCAGATATATAAAGGCATCCGAATGACAattgcctagggcagtggttctcagatgtttagcactgggacccacttttttagaatgagaatgtcaggacccaccagaagcaacatcatcaagcaggaaaatttttaacaatcctaggttgcaatcctgcccacatttacccaggagtaagtcccatttactatcattgttaaaagcacacacagagtagcctgttaaaagtacagagctgtaacatttccccagatgcagtcacctaccatggtagcatcaagtctaatatattaaaataaaatattgaaatgaacggggatccacctgaaactggctctgcaacccatctagtgggtccagacccacagtttgagaaacactggcttagggtTAAGGCTACTTTTAGATGGTTTCCTGGAATATACAGAAGTTAAATTTCAAACAGGCAGCTCTACCAATGGGTAGAGTTATGAGTCCAAATCTGAAAATACAGGGCTAGCCTTAGCCCATGTCGTGACATTGGGCCCCGCTCCTGGGGGGTGGTGGGGCTGatcactgctgcagccagcatctggaagcctgggagggcagcacaGCAAGCAGAGTGTGGGCTTGCTCATCCTCCCCTGGAACAGTTTGGTCCAAAATGGGACTCCCAGAAGTAGTTAGCGGTGATGTTCTGTCACCGCCAACTATTACCAGGTGCCGTGCTTTGCACACCACACCACAAGTGTCTGGTTTGCCATGGCTGCAGTTGCTGCAGCTGCCTGATGAGTGGGGGCCCCGTGTGAGCAGCCCACATTGGGCCCCACTGTTACTGGGAGCAGCCCTGTAAAAATATATTcaattgacacacacacacacacacacacatacaacagATACCCTTACTAAGCATCAagctgttctaactctcccaacactcaagtttagtggctgtcccctggttctggtgctccgtgagtgggaaaagaacattcctctctccactctatccatccttgcatcctgtggcaatgagttccacagattaattacacccagggtaaagaaatatattcttctgTGTGTTCttactctcccaccactcaatatGAGTGGATGTCTCTGCTTAACAAACAGTGTGtacggcccagtcctaaccaacttctcagcgctgatgcagccacaataagAACATCACAAAATCCATGCATCCAGTTGCCATtccagcttgtaacctgtgattgacttttcctccataaatctgtcccagccccttttaaaggcatctaggccatcaacACGTccagtggccaggagttccacagactaattacacgcacAAACCCATCCAGGTAggctggctggtggggggggggcagagcagcagaCGGGCAGCCACAAGGCGTGGGCGGATCCACCCTGTGGCTGCTGCCCGTGCTCTCCTCAGCGGCGCACGAGGGTGTTCCTGAGCATGCGAAGAGTTCCCTCCCGGCCCGGCCGCCCTACCTGGCGCTCGCGCTTGGCCGAGGGCTCCTCCTTCACCTGGGTCAGGAACAGGCAGGGCACCTTCTGCTGCACCGAGCCCAGGCGGCTCATGGCCCCGCGCGGAGGGAGGCGGGTGGGCAGGCCCCAGAGCGCCCGCGCCTCCTCCCCCTTCAGAGGCTGCCTCCAGCGGCGGCAATGGCAGCGGGCCTGGGCAGGCCAAGGGggctgctgggaaatgtagtcctgtCTCTTGGTCCCCTCAGTCAGGAATCTACCTGAGAATTCACCTAGGAAGCTGGAGATGCGTAGCAGGAGGGGCGGGGCTGAGGCGCACAGAGGATGCAGgcggtgggtggggggcagggggtgctcttctttccccctcacacagccccagaaccagggggcagccactcaaatggggtgtctgtggaactccttgccaccggatatggtgatagagtggatatagggatgctcttctccctctcacacaaccccagaactagggcacatccactcaaatggagtgtctgtggaactccttgccacagcatatgGTGATAGAGTGAATATagggatgctcttctccctctcacacaaccccagaaccagggcacatccactcaaagtggagtgtctgtggaactccttgccacaggatgtggtgatgacatctggcctagatgagga from Tiliqua scincoides isolate rTilSci1 chromosome 7, rTilSci1.hap2, whole genome shotgun sequence carries:
- the RLIG1 gene encoding RNA ligase 1; translation: MSRLGSVQQKVPCLFLTQVKEEPSAKRERQPFKVLATETINPKALDASIYNAIPTEKVDGTCCYVTTYKGQPYLWARLDRKPNKQAEKRFKRFLYSADHSTGFAWNVEEDFKPVPECWIPAKDIEYCNGKPFPDENGHIPGWVPVEKNSKQYCWHTSVIDYEFELALVLKQHAEEPDLLEISPVPLSNLSEQTLELIGTNINANPYGLGSKKHPIHLLVPHGTFSIKNAPALNHNDILSWFDGCNKGKIEGIVWHCNDGYLIKLHRHHLGLCWPIADPYLISKPVTVNFSGVKYDYKFEPKTLFHYFSKLEGQRLNSLRDICDL